In Primulina huaijiensis isolate GDHJ02 chromosome 4, ASM1229523v2, whole genome shotgun sequence, the DNA window AGGTGAATCAAGCATGAAGCTAGGTTCAATGTCATGTGAGATGTGAAAAGGAAACATGTGTGGGTCTACGTATACATACCCATATTCATCTGTAGACAAATAAATTGTGTTCGATAGTATTCTTTCAACAATATCACGTTCGTAGCTTGATAGAAGGATTTTTAGGATGCTGGACCCGTTCTCGTCAACGGCTAACTCCAAACAATCAGAAGCAATGGTATGGAGCATTGGCTGCGAAAAAAACGAGTAATATCGTAaagtcaaaaaataataaagtataAAAGTCAGTCAGCAGTAAATACTTGTGTTTCTTCCGCAGGGGGTGGGAAAATTTTGAAGCACTCGGCAATAACTTGAGAACCACTCGGGTGGTTTGCGAGGGGAACAGCGAAGTATTTGAAGAAGCGCATAATACGAGAGATTTGTTTTTGTTCCATGGGAAACCCTAGGAATTTCTGCATGGTCTCGGATCTACAAAGAGAAAATCATAAATGGAGTTGTGGCCCCCGTGAAATTAATTCGTTCGAAAGAGAAACATACCCTTGAGGGTCGATACAGACAGAAATTAGCAATAGGGCGTCAGCAGTAACCGCAGAAACCAACTGGTTCTTCTGTTCTTCATTGCACACCTCGAAAAGCTTTAGAATTACATCGCTCCCGAACTGATCAAACATCAACTGACATATGCAATCCTTCACCTCTGAAAAGATCATTTGGATGTCTTCCACTTTCCTTTCTTGGAGTTTCTGGAGCAACAATTGGCAACCTCGTTCTTTCATTGCTTTCGAAAACATAAAATCTTCAAATCTTCCAGTTCCTGTATCTCCGGAGGATGTGTTATTGTCGTCATCCATAGGAAATCCACCAACATCCAGCTGGAAAGGTATCTTTTCAGCGGAAGACGGTGGGATATGACTGCTTTCTTGCATCAAACTTTGTAGAGGCGGCGGAGCGAAGGTCTTGGAGTTTCAGCCCAacgtttttgggaaaaaaaacaaaaaaataaaatttcattccaaaaacAAAATGTCTTTTAAAGGGGTAGTGTATTCGGCTTCAAAACtttctttttattaaaaataaaaaaaaaaaaaaaaaaattgaacatgGAAATGGTGATTTTAGAAGCTTAAACGATTGAAAACATCATATATTTGCACATGCGAGTGAACAAACGACATGTTGAAAAtcgaaaacaaaatttataggGAAAAATCTTACCTGGCGAAAGGGGAAACGAGAAACGAAAGAGACaagtcttcttcttcttcttcttcttcttcttcgaaacAGAAAGTGTGTTGTGCACAGGTTCTTAAATTTATGTTTCTTGCAGGTCAATCCTTTCGGTTTTGAACAATATCTTTTAAGACCCCAAAACTGCACTCCCggtcaatatttatattatccaAGGTTTAGTCGGCTCGATTAAATTCTTACGGTTAAATTGCATATATCCTTCCGTCAAATATGAAAAGAggtcataatttaaataaatattcatttaattcttatatacttttttaaaaaagttactCCCATGATAATATTAATGTGATTATAATTTCTTTATTGTATGcggaattattttttttaagatataattcaaaatttaatcattacaaataaatataaatggGAACCTTATTTGAAAATACCAAATCCTCTTTTTCGACTTTCTTTTTACTACTCATACCTCTAAAACTTAGTTTTAACTGccccaaattttcaaaattccaaGAATACCCTTATTCCTTCAATTATGGTACGTGACATTGTTAGACCTATCGAGCCTGTTCTTAGAGGCATATAGCCCCATGACATGCAGCTTCAcaaggtttccagcctatatacaaCACTCAAATgatcggttttttttttaatatatataagaagctcatcatgcttccgtataataaattaaatattttacctctttgaccggagtgccaccgggttatatccaccatattttacagactgctcctcacagtctAACCACatgatcgcaaccgatggttatcgatgcagattccttcagcagcacttgacacaaccctaattcgtttcctaccttaaggtgtacaataaaagataaattttttaaaataatacatgagaggggctagaGCAAAGGatttctttattcaaacacaaacatttattattacatagtaacctcctgtagatgaggagaaacttgtttagcaGTAGCTGAACTTAcaaaacacataaactagaaagagaaatattacaatttatttcttaaataaattgaggaaatgttcgatgatctcaACTTCATTCTTCTtgcttatttatagaaggctctccggatttgaaactcggacttcaaCTCTTAAtgagcctttacagcttgcatatGGACCACTTTCtgtagtggttgagtggtcccTTATCTTCACCATCGAGGTGGTCCATGGTTTTGTCTAGAATATCAATCTAGACAGAGCTTTTTCTTCTCTCCTTATCTTCCGGCATATTCGGTCTATATGGATTTGAACTATGTCTGCACAAATTTCTTTGCCTTTATCTTTTAATCTTTTATGATAGGCTCGGAAATTTCTCAATTcttgtcttttttcttttatacgTCTCTTGAATGCCTTAAGATATACAAAGAACATTGGCATTTTTCAAGTTTCGTATATTTTCTTGGGTGTCTCTTTTACCCCGTTTTAACTTCTTTTTGTAGCTGATTTTGGGGTTAAAGTCTCTTGTCTGTTTATTGGATTTCTTTTATCTTTAAAGATAGGAAATCCAATGGTCTTTTGTTCTTTTTgaccgattattggtggtccttatattccactcacatggtggtcCTTTCTTTTGTTAGTGGGATGGTCACATGTCCACTTTAACTTTGTCGGAGAATCTTTGGCTTTCTGTGTCCCCTAGAAAATCGCGCttgtggtccttccccacttgtaCTGGTGTCGGTAAAgtgtttccgatcagatctcggcTTGAATCATTTACCAAATTCTGGTTCTTTCTGGTTTTGGCATTCTGGGCACATGTTCTCCGACCATCTTCCCGCATGTGCAATATTGCAGAATTTCcggcgagtctctttacttgccagcagcttgctgttccacagaagatttcttttcttttcgaataggtCTTCTGCAAAACTCGTTGTTTTTCATGTCATTGTATTTAACAGGAAAGATCCATTTAcagaattttgataaaatttaaatggatACTTGACTTTATCCATCTCTGTTAGACAGACCCAAACTCCCCATGCTCTCCGGGTAGATATGCCATCTTTATTAAATGAAGATACTAGGGGTGTTTCGTTTGTAGGAGGATTCTTAATGAAtttctgggcattcatatctggcctccttagcttgatgaaatgaaaagcttcgtgtgagcctttcccTGCTGGTTCTGATGTTGCACTGAAAAAATACAACTCCAGaatatctcctctggacaaataatCATTGTTTGTCCAAATTTCATGCACCGCTTCCTGGATCCATTTTGGTAGACCTGAAATTTCTGGGAAGCTTGGTGATGTGGTATAAACTGAGGAAAGAGCCCCGAATTCGTACCAAGCTTTGACCtcatttggatatgaatttggtgtcatccataccctaggatatttacCTGCAAGATCAACTCAaactaggggtgtcaaaatacaacacgacccgtcaacccgacacgacccaacacgaaaaaaatcaggttcgggttgaggtttttcgggttcgggttcgggttcgggttcgggttgagtgGGTTTGGATTAGTGCCAGGTTAGACagttttcgggttgggtcgcgggttgacccgaaaactttttttaaaaaaaatattacctatatttttatataaatatacaataaattttcatcatttaatatttattttgtatattttttttatttttttaacaattgtttatttgatttagtaaatatactttaattttctacaattaaactttcaaatttaaattaaaatattactattattttttattttttcgactttttttcattatttttttaaaaaaaataaataaaattcggttTAGgtgggttagacgggttgagtcgggttagacgggttcgtgttcgggttggaggttttcgggttgcttcgggttcgggttgaaaaaaaaaataaaaaaaattagcgggttgacccgaaacccaacccgattgacacccctaactCGAACAATAGATGagttgatgccaattcttgtgtttaatttctctcaAGTCTGTTGGTAAACCTGGAATGGAAAAATTGCAGCTCCATTAGTATCAACTTTAGATTTGCTCTTGTCAGTATtaggtctaaggttgatctctccttCTTCAATCCTCGAGGTGAAAGGTTGACTTGAAAACTCGAGATCGGAATCTggagtttcaatttttgttttggttGACTCATCAGAAGATGATCCCGACtcaacacttgtgctagggtaCTTGAAccccctgctccaggtataggGTCCTATACTCGAACATTCTCCATTCGCGAAACCAATGACTtttcaatgccttggaggataggcctttgtattacagaccataactgagtatatgcctgtaaacatcatgtgattcgatcagagacaattctcttatttGCTTGTTGGAGCCTTCCCGCAATTTCTGCGTTTAGTgctaacttgttaaactcgttttgaagcatttcaaggtgttctctcaaatgcctctgcatcttgataatagcatctatgtcaatgctgtccatctcttgttaaaaaatctgcaagaatattttcatgagatttaataataatgatatcaaaaatataattttgacataaagcttgccatcttaataatcttgTCTTCTCAAATTTAGATTctattctattccttaagaaagctttcacaTGTGTGTTATCAACCTTTAAGGTAAATTtgtttgcaagtaaaaataatggtcatTTTTCAGAAGCCTTTTTTCTGCATAGAATTTCttttcgttgatatgtcatcttatggcttctgcatccgAGAATAGACCACTACAATATCTACATGGTTGTTCTCCGTTgggtgtgagcttagtaagaactgctgcccaccaatgatcactgacaTCCGTATATAATAGGAAACCTTATTTAAAAACGTTAAATGCAGAACTATTTTTATCAAacgatattttataatttaatggGCCTTGATGGCACAAATTAGATAGGATTAGTGGGCCTAggttattttaaagaaaaacctaGAATCCAAAGTTTTAAAACACTAAAACCTAAACTAGAAGTAATTAACAAACCTATATTTCTACCACAGTATCAGCCGCCCACATCATCAACACACAcatcacaattttcgaaaacatCAAGGAGAATTTTGAAGAAGATTCGTCGACCATTCGTTTGTTCTTTGCATCTTGCGCCAACCATCAAATTTCTGAGCGTTTTTAATTCAAAGACACGTTTTTAATCCTTCTTTTCTGCacaatttaaatcatattacgcatgattattattttgacaCGAAAAATATTTGGAACAAATTATTCGACGTTTAAACGTTTATTTTCGAAAGTTTCAACGTTTGATTGTCTATATGAACCGTATTATGAACCCAAAGGACACGTTGCCAATGTGAGACGTCTAGGGGATAGAAAAAGTGTCTTTTAACGACAAAACGCATGCTGGACCGATCGAGTCGAACCGCGCACGGTCATGGCTAGGAGATGGGGCGGTAAAACTCGACCGACCCAGCGCCGTGTAcaacaaaaaacgtgttttgagtgTTTAAGGCATAAGATGGGAGGTTGGGTTCATTTTATCTCATTTCCCTTCTCTTTTTCTATCTTTCTGTCGGTTTGGGGAAACTTAGGGTTCTTCGTTCTTCTTCTTATATTCTCATTAATTCAAGCAATTATCATCTCCATTGGAGTTGGAAACTTAATCTTTCAGGTAAGGGGATTATAAGTGAGTAAGTTATTCTTCATTTTATTGGGATATCATTGAAGGTGAAGTTGGGGATTGGTGATTAAGTTCAACATTATGGATTAATGGATGATTATTTGGATTTATGTAGTAGGAACATTACCAAATGAGTAAGATTATCATTTCTTCTAGTGGTCGTAAGTAGAAATCGATTCCTTGCTGCTCACATGATCTTATGTATATGTTGTTGTGTTCTAATGGTTTTAGCTCCTTTCAATTGTTGTACAAATGCTATATATGTAGATATGTATGTATTGTAATGCAAATATATGCATTTTTGTATGAAGTAGCTAAACAATGAAAGACACTTACAAAGTGTTCGATGAAATGTTTCAATGAAGTTTAATGTGATTAAATGAATGGATTGATAGTGATAGTAGCGGTGTTGCCTCTGGTAATTCTAAATACACCATGTTATTGGCCAATTAAGGATGAAACATGTATTCTCTCACAGATTCTTTTATATGAAGAAGTACATGTCCCTCTCACAGATTCATTTATACGAAGAGGGTTAATAAATGAATGAACTATCTCAAAGAACTATCAATGCTTCAGTTgatcaatgaaaatgaataccgtccttatgtattgatattatatgattcTTGAAGGATGTTATTCAATGATATTACGAtgatgtttatgaaatgatgtTGAAGCTACGTTTTAAAAAGAACTGTATATGTATTTTGTTATTAATGATTCTACTTGTTGAATTTCATaaactcattccagttatattcATGTGATGCATGTAAAAAAGATTAGGTATGTGTGAGTTGTCGCAGCAAAAGGAACGCATATGCCAAGATTTGGagaagaaaagaatgaaatgGTTCTGATGATTTGATATTGTGTTATAGTTGGACAATGAAACACTTTTTGTTGTATTTTGGAAATGGCTATGTTTGGTGGTTGgaaaatatgttattttggtttatgggtttggaaaGATAGTGTGGgacccttagctcctaatcgttattataatacaatttgattatgattaattaattacagcagaAAACGagtaaacatttttctttacaatgagcccaaaacgtgtcaattataattataatactgaaaatagtatataatatagtCTCGTCTCATCACATCCTAACATAAAACAAGCCCACACGTAATCCAAAACAACTACATACAAACAAACTCATATCCTCGAGACATGTCccgatatatagatacatatatatatactagtatAGACCACAAAACCTCAAATCAACCATGACACCCTCCAGAAGTACTATCTCCGGTCTCTTG includes these proteins:
- the LOC140975058 gene encoding pumilio homolog 12-like, translated to MQESSHIPPSSAEKIPFQLDVGGFPMDDDNNTSSGDTGTGRFEDFMFSKAMKERGCQLLLQKLQERKVEDIQMIFSEVKDCICQLMFDQFGSDVILKLFEVCNEEQKNQLVSAVTADALLLISVCIDPQGSETMQKFLGFPMEQKQISRIMRFFKYFAVPLANHPSGSQVIAECFKIFPPPAEETQPMLHTIASDCLELAVDENGSSILKILLSSYERDIVERILSNTIYLSTDEYGSSVIQHLIGLEKPYVLQRLVDEMQEFFTFLSYNNKYGTDVVKKLIGASRAKYAPQIISQMINDPCLLAALADPHGYSLLKYAKKYAKGTDLKTLNDMICQYSRPLKKK